The genomic segment CGTCTCGCCGCATCAACCCAGAACGCCTGCTGAGCCAGCTGGGCGGGGTGAGCGGTCTCGTCTACTCGTCGCTGCCCGTCGTGGCCTTCGTGGCCTCGTCCAGCCTGCTGGGCCTGGTGCCCGCGATCGGGGTCGCGCTGGGACTGGCCGCACTCGTCTTGGTGTGGCGGCTGCTTCGCCGCGAATCCACGCAGCCGGCCTTCTCCGGGTTCATCGGAGTCGCGGTCTGCGCGCTGATCGCCTACGTCGTCGGAGCCTCCAAGGGGTACTTCCTGCTCGGCATCTGGATGTCGCTGGTGTGGGCCGTGGTCTTCGCGGTGTCCGTGGTGATCCGCCGGCCGCTGGTCGGCTACGCCTGGAGCTGGGCCACCGGTCGCGACCGCGCCTGGCGCGAGGTGTCCCGGGCCGTCTACGCGTTCGACATCGCCACGCTGTGCTGGACGCTGGTCTTCGCCGCCCGATTCGTGGTGCAGCGACTGCTCTACGACGCCGACCAGACCGGCTGGCTGGCGGCGGCGCGCCTCGGGATGGGCTGGCCGCTGACCGCGGCCGCCGCGGTGGTGACCTACGGGGCGATCAGGGCCGCGCAGCGCGCGATGGCCGGCGCCGATGCCGTCGGTCCGGCCGCCGTGCCGATCGACGCCGACACCGTCGGCGACTAGCTCTCGGGCGGCGCAGCCGCCGGCAGCACCAGCTTACGCAGGTCCTCTTCGACCTCGGTGACGGCGACGAAGAGCAACTCGTCGCCGCCTTCCAGTGGCTCGTCGGCTTCCGGGACGATCACGCGTGGCCCGCGCAGGATGGTCACCAGCGCGGCATCGCGGGGCAGCTCGAGCCGGCGGACCGGCTTGCCGCCCCAGGGCGTGTCGTCGGGCAGGGTGATCTCGACCAGGTTGGCCTGACCCCGGCGGAATTCCATCAGGCGCACCAAATCGCCCACGGCGACGGCTTCTTCGATCAGCGACGCCAGCATGCGCGGGGTGGACACCGCCACATCGACACCCCAGGCGTCGGTGAACAGCCATTCGTTGCGCGGGTCGTTGACCCGGGCCACCACCCGGGGCACCGCGAACTCGGTCTTGGCCAGCAGGGACAGCACAACGTTGGCTTTGTCGTCGCCGGTCGCGGCGACCACCACGTCGAAATCCTCGAGGTGGACCGATTCCAGCAGGCTCAGTTCGCAGGCGTCGCCGAGACGCCAGTGCGCGGCCGGGATCGCGTCGACGTCGACGTGGTCGGGGTTGCGTTCGATCAGGGTGATGTCGTGGTTGTTCTCGATCAGCTCGCGGGCGACCGAGCGGCCGACCGCCCCCGCCCCGGCGATAGCTACCTTCATGTGCGGCGCTCCTTAAGTCGCGGTCCGGCGGCCAGGGTCAATGCCCCGCCCCCGAATCGATGTCGTCGGCGGGCGGCAGGGCGGCGATCGCTACGGCCTCGGCTGCGCGGCCGGAGATCGCGGCGATGTAGACCTGATCGCCCGCCTGGATGACCGTCTTGGGCTCGGGCAGGATGCCGGTGCCGAACCGGATCAGAAACGCGACGCGAGCACCGGTGGCCTGCTCGAGATCGGTGGCGCGGCGACCCGCCCAGTCCTCGTGCAGGACGACCTCGGCGACGGCGACCGTGCCGGTGGGGTCGCGCCACTTGGCGGTCTCAGTGTCGCGGGTCAGCAGGCCGAGCAGCCGGTCGGTGGTCCATGGCACGGTGGCAATCGTGGGGATGCCGAGCCGTTCGTAGACCTCGGCGCGCTTGGCGTCGTAGATCCGGGCCACCACCCGGTGAACGCCAAACGTCTCGCGGGCCAACCGGGCCGAAATGATGTTGGAGTTGTCGCCGGAGGACACCGCGGCGAACGCGTCGGTCTCCTCGATGCGGGCCTTCAGCAGCACATCGCGGTCGAAGCCCTGGCCCAGCACCCGCTCGCCGGCGAACTCCGGGCTCAGCCGGTTGAATGCCGTGCTGTCGCGGTCGATCACGGCGACGTCGTGGCCAATTCGCGACAGCCCGTCGGCCAGCGAAGAGCCCACCCGGCCGCAGCCCATTACAACCACCCGCACGTCAGGTCCTTTCGGCTGGGTCGCGTTCCATCGGCAAACTTGTGTGGCCAGCCGATTTCCGTCGGGAACATTCTCGCCCACGGAACGCTACCGGCATGGCCCGTTGCGCTTACTCTTGGCTCTCGTGTCCAAACTTTCAACCGCAGCGCGCCGGTTGCTCATCGGGCGACCGCAACGCAGCGACCGGCTGAGCCACACCCTGCTGCCCAAACGCATCGCCTTGCCGGTGTTCGCCTCCGACGCACTGTCCTCGGTGGCGTATGCGCCCGAGGAAATCTTCTTGATGCTGTCGGTGGCCGGAGCGGCCGCCTACGCGCTGACGCCGTGGATCGGCCTCGCGGTCGCCGCGGTCATGTTGGTCGTGGTGGCCAGCTACCGGCAGAACGTTCACGCGTACCCGTCCGGCGGCGGTGACTACGAGGTGGTCACCACCAACCTGGGCGAGACGGCGGGCCTCGTCGTGGCCAGCGCGCTGATGGTGGATTATGTTCTCACCGTTGCTGTTTCGACCTCATCCGCGATGGCGAACATCGGTTCGGCGGTCCCGCTCGTGGCGCAGAACAAGGTGTGGTTCTGTGTGGCCGCCATCCTTTTGGTGATGGCGTTGAATTTGCGTGGGATCCGCGA from the Mycobacterium lentiflavum genome contains:
- a CDS encoding potassium channel family protein; the protein is MRVVVMGCGRVGSSLADGLSRIGHDVAVIDRDSTAFNRLSPEFAGERVLGQGFDRDVLLKARIEETDAFAAVSSGDNSNIISARLARETFGVHRVVARIYDAKRAEVYERLGIPTIATVPWTTDRLLGLLTRDTETAKWRDPTGTVAVAEVVLHEDWAGRRATDLEQATGARVAFLIRFGTGILPEPKTVIQAGDQVYIAAISGRAAEAVAIAALPPADDIDSGAGH
- a CDS encoding potassium channel family protein, producing MKVAIAGAGAVGRSVARELIENNHDITLIERNPDHVDVDAIPAAHWRLGDACELSLLESVHLEDFDVVVAATGDDKANVVLSLLAKTEFAVPRVVARVNDPRNEWLFTDAWGVDVAVSTPRMLASLIEEAVAVGDLVRLMEFRRGQANLVEITLPDDTPWGGKPVRRLELPRDAALVTILRGPRVIVPEADEPLEGGDELLFVAVTEVEEDLRKLVLPAAAPPES
- a CDS encoding DUF3159 domain-containing protein is translated as MTLPGNTSRRINPERLLSQLGGVSGLVYSSLPVVAFVASSSLLGLVPAIGVALGLAALVLVWRLLRRESTQPAFSGFIGVAVCALIAYVVGASKGYFLLGIWMSLVWAVVFAVSVVIRRPLVGYAWSWATGRDRAWREVSRAVYAFDIATLCWTLVFAARFVVQRLLYDADQTGWLAAARLGMGWPLTAAAAVVTYGAIRAAQRAMAGADAVGPAAVPIDADTVGD